Proteins encoded by one window of Deinococcus radiodurans R1 = ATCC 13939 = DSM 20539:
- a CDS encoding Asp23/Gls24 family envelope stress response protein — MSGSIQITEAALASLIGLTAHEIPGVVGMAPANLKEGLSRVLGRANVSDGVVIGKDGGKFTADLYIVAAYGVNIPRVAENITERVQHIVKTQAGIDLAALRVHAVGVQRV; from the coding sequence GTGAGCGGAAGCATTCAAATTACCGAGGCGGCGCTCGCCTCCCTCATCGGGCTGACGGCCCACGAGATTCCCGGTGTGGTGGGCATGGCCCCCGCCAACCTCAAGGAAGGGCTGTCGCGGGTGCTGGGGCGCGCCAACGTGTCCGACGGCGTGGTCATCGGCAAGGACGGGGGCAAGTTCACCGCCGACCTCTACATCGTGGCGGCCTACGGCGTGAATATCCCCCGCGTGGCCGAGAACATCACCGAGCGGGTGCAGCACATCGTCAAAACCCAGGCGGGCATCGACCTCGCCGCGCTGCGCGTTCATGCGGTGGGGGTGCAACGTGTCTGA
- a CDS encoding DUF4259 domain-containing protein, giving the protein MNLWGTGPFDNDSGKAFIDEVLQDGDYALAEAFDVVLDADMDFIEAEEGQRALAAAEVLRSVLTDDTSRIVDAGLRDWVQNADVAALEPLRTSAFHALKRVLSSESELPELWEDEADAQEWRTDTEHLLAALG; this is encoded by the coding sequence ATGAACCTCTGGGGCACCGGACCTTTCGACAACGACAGCGGCAAGGCGTTTATAGACGAAGTGTTGCAAGACGGCGACTACGCGCTCGCCGAGGCCTTCGACGTGGTGCTCGACGCCGACATGGACTTTATCGAGGCCGAGGAAGGCCAGCGCGCCCTCGCCGCCGCTGAGGTGCTGCGCTCGGTATTGACCGATGACACCTCGCGCATCGTGGACGCCGGGCTGCGCGACTGGGTGCAGAACGCCGACGTGGCTGCACTTGAGCCGCTGCGGACCTCGGCCTTTCATGCCCTGAAGCGCGTGCTGAGCAGCGAGAGCGAGTTGCCGGAGCTCTGGGAAGACGAGGCCGACGCGCAGGAGTGGCGCACCGACACCGAACATTTGCTCGCGGCCCTCGGCTGA
- a CDS encoding VUT family protein, with protein MLYALSILLANITLNKFIQLPVFGLLSVGTIFFAAVFTLRDRIHRAGGVPAVLIAIALALAVNTVAALLLGTPLRFVGASFLAILVGELADTGVYQRLIHRSWWTRVLASNAVSVPLDSVLFTLLAFYGDMSSREISEIIFADILAKYAIAALFAFRVRRSHLQAA; from the coding sequence GTGCTGTACGCGCTGAGCATCCTGCTCGCCAACATCACGCTGAACAAGTTCATCCAGCTGCCGGTGTTCGGGCTGCTGAGCGTGGGCACCATCTTTTTCGCCGCCGTGTTTACCCTGCGCGACCGCATTCACCGCGCCGGGGGCGTGCCCGCCGTGCTCATCGCCATTGCCCTCGCGCTCGCGGTCAACACGGTGGCGGCGCTGCTGCTCGGGACGCCGCTGCGCTTTGTCGGGGCGTCGTTTCTGGCGATTCTGGTGGGCGAGCTGGCCGATACGGGCGTATACCAGCGCCTGATTCACCGCAGCTGGTGGACCCGCGTGCTGGCGAGCAACGCTGTGAGCGTGCCGCTCGACTCGGTGCTCTTTACCCTGCTCGCCTTTTACGGCGACATGAGCAGCCGCGAGATCAGCGAGATTATCTTTGCCGACATTCTCGCCAAATACGCAATTGCCGCCCTGTTCGCCTTCCGGGTGCGCCGCAGTCACTTGCAGGCCGCATGA
- a CDS encoding DAK2 domain-containing protein — MFRTATDWLGVYREQVNALNVYPVPDGDTGTNMHLTMQSVRRELETADQHSMPAVARAISYGALLGARGNSGVILSQLLKGFAEAIRDCGEVDAAQLGKALRAAQKSGYGAVMKPVEGTILTVARGVADGAAKKADSADMVLENALFEGQKLLDQTPEMLPALKQAGVIDSGGQGYLYIVQGLLAALRGDDLPAAPEITSYAQQQFENEEFGFCTEFLMSEATRPIEEIRELVSPYGDSLLVVGAEGYVKGHIHTNEPDALLATVGRYGRMLKTKVEDMSEQHTEILGMTGAAARAEEEIPASGLVAVANGYGLVKQFRALGARIVSGGQTANPSVQDIVDAVRSVSAEKVVILPNNKNVLMAAEKAMELMEGRAVVVPTRTLGQGLGAALAFTPDTSAEELKDTMTEAAQAVTTFEVTRASRTTNITTKDGRTLAIAEGDVIGLQDDELVQAGGTPEESVLEMLGRGYDGQDIVTVFGGPQKTPEDLDALAERIGKVLPSVEVEVHPGGPDLYDYLVTLE, encoded by the coding sequence ATGTTTCGCACCGCCACCGACTGGCTCGGCGTGTACCGCGAGCAGGTCAACGCGCTCAACGTCTACCCGGTGCCCGACGGCGACACCGGCACCAACATGCACCTGACCATGCAGTCGGTGCGGCGCGAACTGGAAACCGCCGACCAGCACTCCATGCCCGCCGTCGCCCGCGCCATCAGCTACGGGGCGCTGCTCGGGGCGCGCGGCAACTCGGGCGTGATTCTCTCGCAGCTCCTCAAGGGCTTTGCCGAGGCCATCCGTGACTGCGGGGAGGTGGACGCCGCGCAACTCGGCAAGGCGCTGCGGGCGGCCCAGAAAAGCGGCTACGGCGCGGTCATGAAGCCGGTGGAAGGCACCATCCTGACCGTCGCGCGGGGCGTGGCCGACGGCGCGGCGAAAAAGGCCGACAGCGCCGACATGGTGCTGGAAAACGCGCTGTTCGAGGGCCAGAAACTGCTCGACCAGACGCCCGAGATGCTTCCCGCACTCAAGCAGGCGGGCGTGATTGATTCGGGCGGCCAGGGCTACCTCTACATCGTGCAGGGCCTGCTCGCCGCGCTGCGGGGTGACGACCTGCCCGCCGCGCCCGAAATCACGTCCTACGCGCAGCAGCAGTTCGAGAACGAGGAATTTGGTTTTTGCACCGAGTTTCTGATGAGCGAGGCGACGAGGCCCATCGAGGAAATCCGTGAACTCGTCAGTCCTTACGGCGACTCGCTGCTTGTGGTGGGCGCCGAGGGCTACGTCAAGGGCCACATCCACACCAACGAGCCCGACGCGCTGCTCGCCACCGTGGGCCGCTATGGGCGGATGCTCAAGACGAAGGTTGAGGACATGTCCGAGCAGCACACCGAGATTCTGGGCATGACGGGCGCAGCGGCGCGGGCCGAGGAAGAGATTCCGGCGTCGGGGCTGGTCGCCGTCGCCAACGGCTACGGGCTGGTCAAGCAGTTCCGGGCGCTCGGGGCCCGCATCGTCTCGGGCGGGCAGACCGCCAACCCGAGCGTACAGGACATCGTGGACGCGGTGCGTTCGGTGAGTGCTGAGAAGGTCGTCATCCTGCCCAACAACAAAAACGTCCTGATGGCCGCTGAAAAAGCGATGGAACTGATGGAAGGCCGCGCCGTGGTCGTGCCCACCCGCACGCTCGGGCAGGGGCTGGGAGCGGCCCTCGCCTTTACTCCGGACACGAGCGCCGAGGAACTCAAGGACACCATGACCGAGGCGGCGCAGGCCGTGACCACCTTTGAAGTCACGCGGGCGAGCCGCACCACCAACATCACCACCAAGGATGGCCGCACCCTGGCGATTGCCGAGGGCGACGTCATAGGCTTGCAAGACGACGAACTCGTGCAGGCGGGCGGCACTCCCGAAGAAAGCGTGCTGGAGATGCTGGGGCGCGGCTACGACGGCCAGGACATCGTGACGGTCTTCGGCGGCCCGCAAAAGACGCCCGAGGACTTGGACGCCCTCGCCGAGCGCATCGGAAAGGTGCTGCCCAGTGTGGAAGTCGAAGTGCATCCCGGCGGGCCGGACCTGTACGACTATCTGGTCACGCTCGAATAA
- a CDS encoding BON domain-containing protein, producing the protein MTRDRNDRYDNSRDDRFDRQGQGRGVGRPGDMNDRYGHYDYGSMPMDPASGMQQGGQRYGQSSGQGYDRDQRDYSDRGYGGGMGSMGMGRSYSEDQGRYRSMGGQDYGRQGMGQDYGRQDYGRQDYGRQSSGMGSYDDRSGMGSMSYGQRGMGGGGYGQSQSYGSYGDDSRYGQGMGNQRGGMGSGRDEYSYGQSSYGMGGQGYSQQGSQGYQGGGYQGGQSYQGGYGSQGMGQQGYGGSMGGQGMGMSGMGRDYASSTSMSMGSMGTQGGYGQSYGQSQSYGQSGMGSGQQQSYRGKGPKGYQRSDDRVKEAVSDALEDADHVDAENIEVQVQNGEVTLTGTVSDRGQKRRAEECVEHLRGVKDVHNQLRVQQSQGQQAGMSSYGSQMAQGGQSGIGSMGMGSQSGSSSSSSQSSNLGHDAMTSAGNETSSDSSSTGSGSSSATGSTGASSTGSSTSTSSSTQK; encoded by the coding sequence ATGACCCGTGACCGCAATGACCGTTATGACAACAGCCGCGACGACCGCTTCGACCGCCAGGGACAGGGCCGGGGTGTGGGCCGTCCGGGCGACATGAACGACCGCTACGGCCACTACGACTACGGCAGCATGCCCATGGACCCCGCCAGCGGCATGCAGCAGGGTGGACAGCGTTACGGCCAAAGCTCTGGGCAGGGGTATGACCGCGACCAGCGCGACTACAGCGACCGTGGCTACGGCGGCGGTATGGGCAGCATGGGGATGGGCCGCTCCTACAGCGAAGACCAGGGCCGCTACCGCAGCATGGGCGGGCAGGATTATGGCCGTCAGGGCATGGGCCAGGACTACGGGCGTCAAGATTACGGACGCCAGGATTATGGTCGCCAGAGCTCAGGTATGGGTTCCTACGACGACCGCTCCGGCATGGGCTCGATGAGCTACGGTCAGCGCGGCATGGGCGGCGGTGGCTACGGTCAGAGCCAGAGCTACGGCAGCTACGGCGACGACAGCCGCTACGGCCAGGGCATGGGCAACCAGCGCGGCGGCATGGGTTCGGGCCGCGACGAATACAGCTACGGCCAGAGCAGCTACGGCATGGGCGGCCAGGGCTACAGCCAGCAGGGGTCGCAGGGCTACCAGGGCGGCGGTTATCAAGGCGGCCAGAGCTATCAGGGCGGCTACGGCTCGCAGGGCATGGGCCAGCAGGGCTACGGCGGCAGCATGGGCGGTCAGGGTATGGGGATGTCCGGCATGGGCCGCGACTACGCCAGCTCGACCAGCATGAGCATGGGCTCGATGGGCACCCAGGGCGGCTACGGCCAATCGTACGGGCAGTCTCAGTCGTATGGGCAGTCCGGCATGGGCTCCGGCCAGCAGCAGAGCTACCGTGGCAAGGGCCCAAAGGGCTACCAGCGCAGCGACGACCGCGTGAAGGAAGCTGTGAGTGACGCCCTCGAAGACGCCGACCACGTGGACGCCGAAAACATCGAAGTGCAGGTGCAGAATGGTGAAGTGACCCTGACCGGCACCGTGTCTGACCGTGGGCAGAAGCGCCGCGCCGAAGAGTGCGTGGAGCACCTGCGCGGCGTCAAGGACGTGCACAACCAACTGCGCGTGCAGCAAAGCCAGGGCCAGCAGGCTGGCATGAGCAGCTACGGCAGTCAGATGGCCCAGGGTGGTCAGAGCGGCATAGGATCGATGGGCATGGGCAGCCAGAGCGGCTCCAGCTCGTCCTCCAGCCAGAGCAGCAACCTCGGCCATGACGCCATGACCAGCGCCGGCAACGAGACCAGCAGCGACAGCAGCTCGACGGGCAGCGGAAGCAGCAGCGCCACCGGCAGCACGGGGGCGAGCAGCACCGGCAGCAGCACCTCGACGAGCAGCAGCACCCAGAAGTAA
- a CDS encoding elongation factor G — translation MPSRTVSLAAHSGAGKTSLAEALLHASGAISRPGRVEDGTARSDFTDAEKEHGFSIQTAVLRLCSEGVDITLLDTPGYADFVREIRGAVRAADAALVVVSAVSGVEVGTERVWATADRFGMPRLIALNKMDRDRADFYTMLADVRASLKGPVAATFLPIGQGEDFRGIVEVLSGESSVEVPTSMRAELREARDALTEAIVETDDALMTRYLDGDDVSDDELRTALEAAIRAGTLYPVIPVSALTGVGVPELLHLLACGLRSAEERGPATGQDGQTREPSADAPFSARVWRLSVDPFVGKEAYIRVWSGTLRAGDTVRNTTRGVDLRPAHLYVIDGKELTEVPELRAGDIGVLTKLPELHTGDTLADPAHPIEYDPLWLPDPAHTVALRPRTRQDEDKLGAALARLLDEDPTLRFAREPQTGEQLLSGMGDMHTKIAVEKLAALGVGVDTAPPQIPYRETIHARAEGQGKHKKQSGGHGQYGDCTIRIEPGEGYNFRSAVVGGAVPAKYLPSIEKGIQDVLQKGSLAGFPLQDLHVTVLGGSYHDVDSSDIAFRTAGSLALKKALEDAKPGLLEPVVLLSVRAPAQLTGDLISDLQTRRARVQGMDPEGTVIVIRAVVPQAELQTYSADLRSLTGDRGAFSVKPHGYQDVPEPLARKVMAERQAALRSEA, via the coding sequence ATGCCTTCTCGCACGGTCAGTCTCGCCGCCCACAGCGGCGCCGGAAAAACGTCGCTTGCCGAAGCCCTGCTGCACGCCAGTGGGGCCATTTCACGTCCGGGGCGGGTGGAAGACGGCACCGCCCGCAGCGACTTTACCGACGCCGAAAAGGAACACGGCTTTTCCATTCAGACGGCGGTGCTGCGCCTGTGCAGTGAGGGCGTGGACATCACCCTGCTCGACACACCGGGGTACGCCGACTTCGTGCGCGAGATTCGCGGCGCGGTGCGGGCCGCCGACGCCGCGCTGGTGGTGGTGAGCGCGGTCAGCGGCGTGGAGGTCGGCACCGAGCGGGTGTGGGCCACTGCCGACCGCTTCGGGATGCCGCGCCTGATTGCCCTGAACAAGATGGACCGCGACCGCGCCGACTTTTACACCATGCTCGCCGACGTGCGGGCCAGCTTGAAAGGCCCGGTGGCCGCGACATTTCTGCCCATCGGTCAAGGTGAGGACTTCCGGGGCATCGTCGAAGTGCTGAGCGGAGAGAGCAGCGTCGAGGTACCGACCTCCATGCGCGCGGAACTGCGGGAGGCCCGTGACGCCCTCACCGAAGCCATCGTGGAAACCGACGACGCCCTGATGACGCGCTATCTCGACGGCGACGACGTCAGCGACGACGAACTGCGGACCGCGCTCGAAGCCGCCATTCGCGCCGGAACGCTCTACCCGGTGATTCCCGTCAGTGCCCTGACCGGCGTGGGCGTGCCCGAGCTGCTGCACCTGCTCGCCTGCGGCCTGAGGAGTGCCGAGGAGCGCGGCCCGGCCACCGGGCAGGACGGTCAGACCCGCGAGCCGAGCGCCGACGCGCCCTTCAGCGCCCGGGTGTGGCGGCTGAGCGTGGACCCCTTCGTGGGCAAGGAAGCGTATATCCGCGTGTGGAGCGGCACCCTGCGGGCAGGCGACACCGTGCGCAACACGACGCGCGGCGTGGACCTGCGGCCCGCGCACCTCTACGTCATTGACGGCAAGGAACTGACCGAGGTGCCCGAGCTGCGGGCCGGCGACATCGGCGTGCTGACCAAGCTACCCGAACTGCACACCGGCGACACGCTCGCCGACCCCGCGCATCCCATCGAGTACGACCCGCTGTGGCTGCCCGACCCGGCGCACACCGTCGCCCTGCGCCCGCGCACCCGCCAGGACGAGGACAAGCTGGGCGCTGCACTCGCCCGGCTGCTGGACGAGGACCCCACCCTGCGCTTTGCCCGCGAGCCGCAAACGGGCGAGCAGCTCCTGTCGGGCATGGGCGACATGCACACCAAAATCGCGGTGGAAAAGCTCGCCGCGCTCGGGGTGGGTGTGGACACGGCGCCCCCGCAGATTCCCTACCGCGAAACCATCCACGCCAGGGCCGAGGGTCAGGGCAAACACAAGAAACAGTCGGGCGGGCACGGGCAGTACGGCGACTGCACCATCCGCATCGAACCCGGCGAGGGCTACAACTTTCGCAGCGCGGTGGTGGGCGGCGCGGTGCCCGCCAAATACCTGCCGAGCATCGAAAAGGGCATTCAGGACGTCCTGCAAAAAGGCTCGCTGGCGGGCTTTCCCCTGCAAGACCTGCACGTGACGGTGCTCGGTGGCTCGTATCACGACGTGGACTCCTCCGACATCGCCTTTCGCACGGCGGGCAGCCTCGCGCTGAAAAAAGCGCTGGAGGACGCGAAACCGGGTCTGCTCGAACCCGTCGTGCTGCTGAGCGTCCGGGCCCCCGCGCAACTGACCGGCGACCTCATCAGCGACCTCCAGACCCGCCGTGCCCGAGTGCAGGGCATGGACCCCGAGGGCACCGTCATCGTGATTCGCGCCGTGGTGCCGCAGGCCGAGCTGCAGACCTACTCGGCGGACCTGCGCTCGCTGACCGGCGACCGGGGGGCGTTTAGCGTGAAACCGCACGGCTATCAGGACGTGCCCGAGCCTCTGGCGCGCAAGGTGATGGCTGAGCGGCAAGCCGCACTCAGGAGCGAGGCGTGA
- a CDS encoding phosphotransferase enzyme family protein has product MSFSARSFPALHSVLAPTALAGLVSETYGLTQPALTLLRRGLNDTSRVQSGERRTILRVYRCGWRTPAEVGWELAFLQHLAGRGVRVSSPLPRADGALFGVLDAAEGPRAYAMFEYLPGRALENTPADAALYGQCAAGLHDAADPFTAPGRLALDLNHLLTEPLRQMRPLLTEFPDLAAPLEAAAERTQARLTALAPGLSWGACHGDLHEANARLTPENEVGLFDFDCAGPGFRAYDLAVYWWSQVTQGQGAEEVQPLWDAFLGAYRERRPLTDADLAALPHFVAARALWFMGLMAGRAAEFGTETLGRPFFEFGLNFLTEWEERHGA; this is encoded by the coding sequence GTGTCTTTTTCTGCCCGGTCTTTCCCTGCCCTGCATTCCGTTCTGGCGCCTACGGCCCTGGCCGGGCTGGTATCCGAAACCTACGGCCTGACGCAGCCGGCGCTGACCTTGCTGCGGCGGGGGCTGAACGACACTTCCCGCGTTCAGTCGGGCGAGCGGCGCACCATCCTGCGCGTCTACCGCTGCGGCTGGCGCACGCCGGCAGAGGTGGGCTGGGAACTGGCGTTTCTCCAGCACCTCGCGGGTCGGGGGGTGAGGGTTTCGTCGCCCCTTCCTCGGGCCGATGGAGCCTTGTTCGGCGTGTTGGACGCAGCCGAAGGCCCCCGCGCCTACGCCATGTTTGAATATCTGCCGGGCCGCGCTCTGGAGAACACACCCGCAGACGCCGCGCTCTACGGGCAGTGTGCCGCCGGGCTGCATGACGCCGCCGACCCCTTCACCGCGCCGGGCCGCTTGGCGCTCGACTTGAATCATCTTCTCACCGAGCCCCTGCGGCAGATGCGCCCGCTGCTGACCGAGTTTCCCGACCTCGCCGCGCCGCTTGAGGCCGCTGCCGAGCGCACCCAGGCCCGCCTGACGGCCCTCGCGCCGGGGCTGAGCTGGGGCGCGTGTCACGGCGACCTGCACGAAGCCAACGCTCGGCTGACGCCTGAGAACGAGGTCGGCCTCTTTGACTTCGACTGCGCTGGCCCCGGCTTCCGTGCCTATGACCTCGCGGTGTACTGGTGGAGTCAGGTCACGCAGGGGCAAGGCGCGGAGGAAGTTCAACCGCTCTGGGACGCGTTTCTGGGTGCCTACCGCGAGCGCCGCCCGCTGACGGACGCCGACCTCGCCGCTCTGCCCCACTTTGTCGCTGCCCGTGCGCTGTGGTTCATGGGCCTGATGGCCGGGCGTGCGGCAGAATTTGGCACGGAAACGCTGGGGCGGCCCTTCTTTGAATTCGGCCTGAATTTCCTGACGGAGTGGGAGGAGCGGCACGGCGCGTAA
- the ispG gene encoding flavodoxin-dependent (E)-4-hydroxy-3-methylbut-2-enyl-diphosphate synthase has product MSFDSLPALPLDPLPDAALPTAPRRRQTVSVNVGGVMVGSAHPIVVQSMTNTDTANAEATAIQVAQLARAGSEIVRVTVNTREAAAAVPELVQRLADIGVHVPIVGDFHYNGHLLLREYPETARLLAKYRINPGNVGAGQRHDENFATMIEVAKEFDKPVRIGVNWGSLDQQVLARLMDENAAAGHPKSPTDVTIDAMIVSALDSARFAEELGLGHDKILISVKVSSAPELWQVYRQLAPLCDYPLHLGLTEAGMGMKGIVASSVALAPLLTEGIGDTIRVSLTPEPGAPRKLEVEVAQQILQSLGLRQFLPQVTSCPGCGRTTSSFFQTLAQKIQDFIRESMPEWKAKYPGVEDMQVAVMGCVVNGPGESKHANIGISLPGTGEDPRAPVYQDGKLLTTLKGPRIAEEFQELLEKYVEERYGQGVAQG; this is encoded by the coding sequence ATGAGCTTCGACTCGCTGCCCGCCCTGCCGCTGGACCCTTTACCGGACGCTGCTCTGCCGACTGCGCCCCGGCGCCGCCAGACGGTGAGCGTGAACGTGGGGGGCGTGATGGTCGGCTCGGCGCACCCCATCGTCGTACAGAGCATGACCAACACCGACACCGCCAACGCCGAGGCCACCGCCATTCAGGTGGCGCAGCTCGCCCGCGCGGGCAGCGAAATCGTGCGCGTGACCGTCAACACCCGCGAGGCCGCCGCCGCTGTGCCGGAACTCGTGCAGAGGCTCGCCGACATCGGCGTGCATGTGCCCATCGTGGGCGACTTTCACTACAACGGCCACCTGCTGCTGCGCGAGTACCCCGAAACCGCGCGGCTGCTCGCCAAGTACCGCATCAACCCCGGCAACGTGGGCGCCGGGCAGCGCCACGACGAGAATTTCGCCACCATGATCGAGGTCGCCAAGGAGTTCGACAAACCCGTGCGGATTGGGGTGAACTGGGGCAGCCTCGACCAGCAAGTTCTGGCCCGGCTGATGGACGAGAACGCGGCGGCGGGGCATCCCAAATCGCCCACCGACGTGACCATCGACGCGATGATCGTCTCGGCGCTCGACTCGGCCCGCTTTGCTGAAGAACTCGGCCTCGGACACGACAAAATCCTGATTTCGGTCAAGGTGAGCAGCGCCCCCGAACTCTGGCAGGTCTACCGCCAGCTCGCGCCGCTGTGTGACTACCCGCTGCACCTCGGCCTGACCGAAGCGGGCATGGGCATGAAGGGCATCGTGGCGAGCAGCGTGGCGCTGGCACCGCTACTCACCGAGGGCATCGGCGACACCATCCGCGTGAGCCTCACGCCCGAGCCGGGGGCGCCGCGCAAGCTGGAAGTCGAGGTCGCGCAGCAGATTTTGCAGAGCCTCGGCCTGCGCCAGTTTCTCCCGCAGGTCACGAGCTGCCCCGGCTGCGGGCGTACCACATCGAGCTTTTTCCAGACGCTGGCGCAGAAGATTCAGGACTTCATCCGCGAGTCCATGCCCGAGTGGAAGGCCAAATACCCCGGCGTGGAGGACATGCAGGTCGCCGTGATGGGCTGCGTCGTCAACGGCCCCGGCGAGAGCAAGCACGCCAACATCGGCATTTCGCTGCCCGGCACCGGTGAGGACCCCCGCGCCCCGGTGTACCAGGACGGCAAGCTGCTGACGACGCTGAAGGGGCCGCGCATCGCCGAGGAGTTTCAGGAATTGCTGGAAAAATACGTGGAGGAGCGCTACGGGCAAGGAGTGGCACAGGGCTGA
- a CDS encoding DUF2262 domain-containing protein, with the protein MPQNFRDDVLGNLTYDEQLEGWEGTFGTPEVSLWLSGAQGDGAGQDRLPVYRDAFLRLRRDEPGLRRQVAEQLTDLAEDWREPEDDAEDDDEEDGQPITPESVLERIALTNVMLYADGSAELYYSDGDLFAGHVIIGSVDENGELTDAGIAG; encoded by the coding sequence ATGCCACAGAACTTCCGGGACGACGTGCTGGGCAACCTGACCTACGACGAGCAGTTGGAGGGGTGGGAGGGCACCTTCGGGACGCCAGAGGTTTCTTTGTGGCTGAGCGGCGCACAAGGAGACGGAGCAGGGCAAGACCGCCTCCCGGTCTACCGCGACGCCTTTCTGCGGCTGCGGCGGGACGAACCCGGCCTGCGCCGTCAGGTGGCCGAGCAGTTGACCGACCTGGCAGAGGACTGGCGTGAACCCGAGGATGACGCAGAGGACGATGACGAGGAAGATGGTCAGCCCATCACGCCGGAGAGTGTTCTGGAGCGAATCGCATTGACCAACGTGATGCTTTACGCGGACGGCAGCGCGGAACTGTACTACAGCGACGGCGACCTCTTCGCCGGGCACGTCATTATCGGCTCGGTGGACGAAAACGGCGAGCTCACGGACGCGGGCATCGCGGGCTGA
- a CDS encoding DUF4384 domain-containing protein, with protein MKKLLTLTALTATLAATASAAPVISAQSIIVNPVQNNVNVRVWTNKDTSGTRTPSYFPGERIQISTTVDQDAYVYLFNVDPNGQVDMILPNRYAGGANYVKANTTKVFPAPGAGFTFDIAAPYGLNKVLALASRTPLNIEQLSQFKTQQGSFQTGIQGQGQLAQALSIVVNPVAQPIPQNSWDSATAFYNVAQRPVSAPAQPTYPWTQVRVWRSYTPYTSGSNVVTVYQDFNTQLTDQGYRLVSRNQRGNELSATYRGNNGTAQLYIRLVNGQFEVRINR; from the coding sequence ATGAAAAAGCTCCTCACCCTCACCGCCCTGACCGCCACCCTCGCCGCGACCGCCAGCGCCGCCCCCGTTATCAGCGCCCAGAGCATCATCGTCAACCCGGTGCAGAACAACGTGAACGTGCGCGTGTGGACCAACAAGGACACCAGCGGCACCCGCACCCCCAGCTACTTCCCCGGTGAGCGCATCCAGATTTCGACCACCGTGGACCAGGACGCCTACGTCTACCTGTTCAACGTAGACCCCAACGGCCAGGTCGACATGATTCTGCCCAACCGCTATGCGGGCGGCGCGAACTACGTCAAGGCCAACACCACCAAGGTCTTCCCCGCCCCCGGCGCCGGTTTCACCTTCGACATCGCCGCGCCCTACGGCCTGAACAAGGTGCTCGCGCTCGCCAGCCGCACCCCGCTGAACATTGAGCAGCTCTCGCAGTTCAAGACCCAGCAGGGCAGCTTCCAGACCGGCATCCAGGGTCAGGGCCAGCTCGCCCAGGCGCTGAGCATCGTGGTCAACCCCGTCGCTCAGCCTATCCCCCAGAACAGCTGGGACTCGGCCACCGCGTTCTACAACGTCGCCCAGCGCCCCGTGAGCGCCCCCGCGCAGCCCACATACCCCTGGACCCAGGTTCGCGTGTGGCGCTCCTACACCCCCTACACCAGCGGCAGCAACGTGGTGACGGTCTACCAGGACTTCAACACCCAGCTGACCGACCAGGGCTACCGCCTCGTGAGCCGCAACCAGCGTGGCAACGAACTGAGCGCCACCTACCGCGGCAACAACGGCACCGCGCAGCTGTACATCCGTCTGGTCAACGGCCAGTTCGAAGTGCGCATCAACCGCTAA